The following coding sequences lie in one Phalacrocorax aristotelis chromosome 2, bGulAri2.1, whole genome shotgun sequence genomic window:
- the CCK gene encoding cholecystokinin — MYSGICICVFLAVLSASSFGQQTAGSHNGNPLAAELEQSLTEHHRHVRAPSSAGPLKSVPRLDGSIDQRANIGALLAKYLQQARKGPTGRLSVMGNRVQSIDPTHRINDRDYMGWMDFGRRSAEEYEYSS, encoded by the exons ATGTACAGCGGTATATGCATCTGCGTGTTCCTTGCTGTGCTCTCAGCGAGCTCTTTCGGACAGCAAACCGCAGGCTCGCACAATGGGAATCCACTGGCTGCTGAGCTTGAGCAGAGCTTGACAGAACATCACCGGCATGTCCGTGCCCCTTCGTCTGCTGGCCCGCTGAAATCTGTGCCGCGGCTGGATGGAAGCATTGACCAGAGAGCTAACATTGGCGCTTTGTTGGCCAAATATCTCCAGCAAGCCAGGAAAG GTCCCACTGGAAGGCTCTCGGTTATGGGAAACAGGGTACAGAGCATTGATCCTACGCACAGGATAAATGACAGAGACTACATGGGCTGGATGGATTTTGGACGCCGCAGTGCTGAAGAATATGAATACTCCTCCTAA